A stretch of the Flavobacterium sp. 5 genome encodes the following:
- a CDS encoding YceI family protein: MKTILKKTFTVLTIFALTISVNAQKNFTLNAAKSTFSVSGTSTMHDWTMKSALGTGTANLTVTNSKLAAITSLTINLNAESIKSEKSSMDKVAYKTLKTDKFKTVKYVLKSAVKANETTWDLVGTYTIAGVAQEVKTQVKTTITNGAVSLQGSNKITFKQFGMKSPTAMLGTIKTGEDLTVKFNLNFK; the protein is encoded by the coding sequence ATGAAAACTATTCTTAAAAAAACATTCACAGTATTGACCATTTTTGCACTTACAATATCCGTAAATGCACAGAAAAACTTCACTTTAAATGCTGCAAAATCAACTTTTTCAGTATCAGGTACTTCAACCATGCATGATTGGACTATGAAATCAGCCTTAGGAACTGGAACAGCTAACTTAACTGTAACAAATTCAAAATTAGCAGCTATTACAAGCTTAACAATAAATCTTAATGCTGAGTCAATAAAGAGTGAAAAAAGTTCAATGGACAAAGTTGCTTACAAAACTTTAAAAACAGATAAATTTAAAACTGTTAAATACGTTTTAAAATCAGCTGTTAAAGCAAATGAAACTACATGGGATCTGGTTGGTACTTATACAATTGCCGGAGTTGCTCAAGAAGTAAAAACACAAGTAAAAACTACTATAACAAATGGAGCAGTTTCTTTACAAGGCTCCAACAAAATAACATTTAAACAGTTTGGAATGAAATCACCAACAGCTATGCTTGGAACTATTAAAACAGGAGAAGACTTAACTGTAAAATTCAACCTTAACTTTAAATAA
- a CDS encoding O-methyltransferase, with amino-acid sequence MHFISQDLEDYIEQHSEKEPELLAALNKETYQKILLPRMLSGHFQGRVLSMLSKLIRPVNILEIGTYTGYSALCLCEGMQENGQLHTIDIKEELVDFQRKHFDKSPWGKQITQHLGEAVDIIPNLDLKFDLVFIDADKENYLNYFEMILPKMNKGGILLSDNVLWSGKVLEPIHPNDISTKVLVEYNLLLKNDPRVETVLLPIRDGLTVSRVL; translated from the coding sequence ATGCATTTCATTTCTCAAGATTTAGAAGATTATATCGAACAACATTCTGAAAAAGAACCCGAATTATTAGCCGCTCTTAATAAAGAAACTTACCAAAAAATATTATTACCACGAATGCTGAGTGGTCATTTTCAAGGAAGAGTTTTGAGTATGCTCTCCAAATTAATTCGTCCAGTAAACATTCTTGAGATTGGAACTTACACTGGCTACTCAGCTTTGTGTTTATGCGAAGGCATGCAAGAAAACGGACAGTTACATACTATTGACATTAAAGAAGAGCTGGTAGATTTTCAGCGCAAACATTTTGACAAATCTCCTTGGGGGAAACAAATTACACAACATTTAGGAGAAGCTGTTGACATTATTCCGAATCTTGATTTAAAATTTGATTTGGTTTTTATAGATGCAGACAAAGAAAATTACCTCAACTATTTTGAAATGATTTTGCCAAAAATGAATAAAGGAGGCATTCTTTTATCTGATAATGTATTATGGAGTGGTAAAGTACTCGAACCAATCCATCCCAACGACATTAGTACTAAAGTCCTTGTAGAATACAATTTACTACTTAAAAACGATCCAAGAGTAGAAACTGTTTTATTACCTATTCGCGATGGTTTGACCGTAAGTAGAGTTTTGTAA
- a CDS encoding YceI family protein translates to MKQKIKFTVVGLALFLLLGSAKPISLFVDPNTIIINQIKIEILGNSTVGKYKCNCPHTYRDTIYLNSTTKNSLKSEIATANFDCGNRIMNKDLKTTIKVTKFPKSTVTITNIKPSGSNYTCSLNFRITDKTLSYQNLNLTNTKEALEGTVSVKFTDLGLEPPTKMGGVIKVKNEFIIHFVLYKL, encoded by the coding sequence ATGAAACAAAAAATAAAATTTACAGTTGTGGGTTTAGCACTTTTCCTTTTATTAGGAAGTGCTAAACCCATTTCTTTATTTGTAGATCCAAACACAATAATAATTAACCAGATAAAAATAGAAATTTTAGGAAATTCTACTGTCGGTAAATACAAGTGTAACTGTCCTCATACTTATAGAGATACAATTTATTTAAACTCAACTACAAAAAATAGTTTGAAGTCAGAAATAGCAACAGCAAATTTTGATTGTGGAAATAGAATCATGAATAAAGATCTAAAGACCACTATTAAAGTAACAAAATTCCCAAAAAGCACGGTTACCATAACCAATATAAAACCTTCTGGAAGCAATTATACATGCAGTTTAAATTTTCGTATAACAGATAAAACACTTTCATACCAAAACCTTAATTTAACAAATACAAAAGAAGCACTTGAAGGAACAGTATCAGTGAAATTTACAGATTTAGGCTTAGAACCACCAACCAAGATGGGTGGAGTTATCAAAGTGAAAAATGAATTTATAATTCATTTCGTATTGTATAAATTATAG